From the genome of Brassica oleracea var. oleracea cultivar TO1000 chromosome C4, BOL, whole genome shotgun sequence:
TCCCGTCAAAACAAAAAAAAACGTATTTTCCCGCCAAAACCCAAAAAACGTATTTTCCCGCCAAACTCCAAAAAGCATTTTCCGGCCAAAACCGGAAAAATGCATTTTCTAGCCAAAACCGGAAAAATGCATTTTCTCGCCAAAACCGGAAAAATGCATTTTCTCGCCAAAACCGGAAAACACAATTTTCCTGCCAAAACCGTAAAACAGAATTTTCCCGCCAAAACCGGAAAAACGCATTTTTCCGCCAAAACTGGAAAAGACATTTTCTCGCCAAAATCGGAAAAACGCATTTTCCCACCAAAATCGGAAAAATGTATTTTCCCACCCAAAACTGGAAAAATGTATTTTCTCGCCGAAACCACAAAAATGCTTTTCCCGCCAAAATCGCGAAAATGTTTTTCCCACCAAAATCGCGAAAAAAAACTTTTCCCGCCAAAATCGTGAAAAAAAACTTTTCCCGCCAAAACCGCAAAACACACTTTTCTCGTCCAAACCGCAAAACGCATTTTCCACCAAACCCATAAAACGAATNNNNNNNNNNNNNNNNNNNNNNNNNNNNNNNNNNNNNNNNNNNNNNNNNNNNNNNNNNNNNNNNNNNNCGCAAAAATATTTTCCGCCAAAACCGTAAAAATGTTATTTTTCCGCCGAAACGTAAAAAAAATATATTTTAATCATTTTATTAACAAGTCCACCTGGATGTAGATGGAAGTTAAAAAATGAAAAGCAAACGAACATAGTTGCATTCTTTCATCTGGATGCATGGACAAAATGAAGAAACGAACAACACCTAGATGGAGCATCTGGATAAGACATCTAGATGGACCATCTGGATGCATCTTCCAGATGTACAAACGAACAGGGCCCATGTCTATAGGCTGCAGCTCCCACTCTCTCCGACACTTGATAGGGATTGAGATACTAACCTCTTACAAGATTATTTCCACCCTGAGGACATTCCTCTTATCCTCGGATTGAGACATAATAATACATGGTCCATGGAGGGCTATGCATGGAACCATAAGAAATCATGATTTTATTTCGTTAAATTCGGATACAACTTACTACGAAAGCATAAACTACGAAGTGCCCACACTGGTTGTCCAACTAAGTATCGCTGGTTTACATAACCTGAAGGCCCCAGAAAAATGGAACACTTTATGTGGTAACCGCTCACAGGATGTATTGCGACGACATAATTACTTGGTGACTCTAAGAAAACCAAAAAACATCTTCTTTTTGAATGTCCCCAGCATTCTAGGTTTGGGATTTATTAGACTATATATCCTTTCTGGGTTTCTCTCGAGTACCTTTGTTTACCAAAACATGGATTTTGTGTTTGGAGGAAATAAGACGTGGCCTAAAAACTTTTCTATGGACGTTATGGTACATTTGAAAGACAAAAAACGATAAAGTGTTTAATGGAAAGAATGTTTCACCTTTTAGATACGTTCCAGCCGGCTTCTCTTAAAGTGGAATGCTGGCGAAAAGCTAACCTCTGAGATGATGAGGAGGAAGATGATCCAACACCAGCACTGCCTTATACTTGGACTCTTCCTATGGAACTCCAAATCTCAACTTGCCAAATTGAGGCGTCTTGGGTTGATCATGGCAATGTCAGTGGACTCGGGTGCGGTGCGGTGCACACACATAGGTCATATGGAAGTTGAAAGATTTGACGTACACGGTTTTCGTAAAAGTATCTTGGCTCTACACGTTGAGATGGAAGGTTTTCTATGGGCGATGACCTGCTTACGGGAGTTACAGGTTACTACAATACCTATTGAGACGTGTTGCTTCCGACTTGGTGGACATGATTGCTTATCCAACCATATGGCGGGCGTTTGCTACCAAGCCAGTCTTATTCCACTTAATACAAGGCAATTTTGGGCTTTAGCATATTTCATATACTGAGATCTAGGAATATTTGTGCAAACTCTCTTGCCAAAAAATGAGGAAGGAAGGTATTTTCTTTTTCAATGTAGATCAGATCCGGTTGGACCGAGCATCCTTTTGAAAGACTCAAACCCAAATACTACTTGATCATATGATATGCTGATGAAAAAAAATTACAAAATATTTATGTCTCCAAAATTGTGGATTATCATTTAGGTAGTTTTAAATATGATTGTAGTGACGATACTATTTATATATAGTTCAATATTATTTTAAAAACAATGATATTATTTCAATATTCATAAGGATAAAGTAAGGGCAAATCTCCAAAATAGCATCTTTCTAAGTTTATATCACAAAATAGCACTCAAAAACTAAAATGACTAAAATAGCACCTTTCTAAGTTTATCCTATGAAAATTTTAATTTTTTATTTTTCAAAATTTGAAATCTTATCCCCAAAACCTCATTTCTCAACTCTAAACCATAAACCCTAAACTCTAAACCCTAAACCATAAGCCATAAACCCTAAACCCTAAACCCTAAACCCTAAACCCTAAAATCTAAACCCTAAACCCTAAACCCTAAACCCTAAACCCTAAACCCTAAACCCTAAACCCTAAACCCTAAACCCTAAACCCTAAACCCTAAACCCTAAACCCTAAACCCTAAACCCTAAACCCTAAACCCTAAACCCTAAACCCTAAACCCTAAACCCTAAACCCTAAACCCTAAACCCTAAACCCTAAACCCTAAACCCTAAACCCTAAACCCTAAACCCTAAACCCTAAACCCTAAACCCTAAACCCTAAACCCTAAACCCTAAACCCTAAACCCTAAACCCTAAACCCTAAACCCTAAACCCTAAACCCTAAACCCTAAACCCTAAACCCTAAACCCTAAACCCTAAACCCTAAACCCTAAACCCTAAACCCTAAACCCTAAACCCTAAACCCTAAACCCTAAACCCTAAACCCTAAACCCTAAACCCTAAAATCTAAACCCTAAACCCTAAACTCTAAACCCTAAACCCTAAACTCTAAATTCTAAACTCCACCCTTTAACTCTAAACCATAAGTTTGTGACTTTTGATAAAACATTAAGTGTTATTTTGTGACTTTTGCCCTTGAATGCTAGTTTGGGAACAAAAACTTGATTTAGTGCTATTTTTGTTTTTTTCTCATTTAAAAATCCGAACTATATCTATCAAAATATAGTTAGTTTTTTAGATAACTGGGTCATGATTGGTTAGTTGGTTTTTAAAATTTTGGGTTTTTTATTTTTGTTTTTAGTTTTAGATTTTGGATTTTGGTTTAATTGTAGATCTTTATTTCTTAGGAAAACTTGAATGGTAATTTTTTTAATAGTTTTTTTGTATTTTGATTTAATTGTATTTAAGTTAGTATTTTGTAAAGTTAAAATTAATTAAAAAATATTTATTAGTGAAATAATGTTTACTATGAACTAATAAATAAAAAGATTACCACATTAAACTATGTTTATTCATTTATATTAATTTAATTTATAAAAATATAAAAAAATCTTAAATTCCATAAAAATATATTATTTTCATCTCAAATTTATTTCATATATTTTATGTAAATCAAATTTTATAAAACAAATATCAATATATATAGTTAGATTTTTAAAGCACTATTTAATTTTACACATATAAAATAGTGCACAACTAATAATTTTTTTGCGTGAAATAATAAAATTTTTAAATACTCTAAAAATCTGGTAAGAGTGCAAGATTCATTTTATTTAGTATTAAAATAATAATTAATAGATATTTTAAAATAAACGGGAAACATTAACAGTTAATAATATAAACGGTGATGGTAGCACCGACACATGTGTGTGCGTTGCAGATGATAAATACCCACACACGATTTTCTTGATCTTTGTTACTCGCCCTTTGCGAACACACAAAGCAAAGCAAAGCAAAGCAAGGCTAGGTAGAAGAGATAGAGAAGAAGTCCCTCCCTCTCTCGCCCCTGGATCTGACTTCGTTGAAGATCTCGGAACCTCGATCTGCCTCAGGTTTGCTCTTTCGATTTCACCGAGATCTGTCGTTGCATCGTCTTTCTTTCCTCGTTTCGTCGACCTTATTTAGCTTTGGATTGTTAGTTTGCGTTTATGATCCGTTGGGATCTGATATTCCAAATCCAAACTCGAAGAACTGTTTCGATCTATAGGATATTAATGCTGAATCTCGTTATTACGCATCAACATTTGGATCGATCTATTGGATGTGCATTTCATGAAACTAACTGTTTCAAATCAATCACAGTGGAAGCTGATTGCTTACGTGAGAGAGGCTTTCATTCTGTGTTTGATCTGTATGCATCAACATTTGGATCGATCTATTGAATTTGCATTTCGTGTAACCGACTGTTTATAAATTAATCACAGTGTAAACTGATTGCTAAGGTGTGAGAGAGGCTTTTTTTCTGTGTTTGATCTGTATGCATCAATATTTGGATCTATCTATTGAATGTGCATTTCATGAAACTGACTGTTATAAATTAATCACAGTGTAAACTGATTGTTAAGGTGTGAGAGAGGCTTTCTTTCTGTGTATGCATCAACATTTGGATCGATCTGTTGAATGTGCATTTGATGAAACTGATCGAGAGTCTTTCTTTTGTTTTTCATACAGGAAGGAAAATGTACCGGGTTATCGTTTTGCTAGTGTTTGTTGCGCAGCTTTGCAATGGGTTCTACTTGCCAGGGAGTTATATGCACACATATTCAAACGGAGACTCAATCTTCGCCAAAGTCAATTCCTTGACGTCTATAGAAACCGAGCTTCCTTTCAGTTTCTATAGCCTTCCTTACTGCAAACCACTCGAGGGCATCAAGAAAAGTGCTGAGAATCTTGGGGAGCTTCTCATGGGGGATCAGATTGATAACTCTGCCTATAGGTTCCGGATGAACACCAACGAGTCTCTCTATCTCTGCACCACCAGTCCTCTGAACGAGCATGAGGTCAAGCTCCTGAAACAGAGAACGCGCGAGTTGTACCAAGTCAATATGATTCTCGATAACTTGCCTGCTTTGAGATTCGCCAAGCAAAATGGGGTTACCATCCAGTGGACTGGATACCCTGTTGGATATTCACCACCCAACAGCAATGATGATTACATCATCAATCACCTCAAGTTTAAGGTATTGGTCCATCAGTACGAAGGCAATGTCATGGAGGTCATTGGCACGGGTGAAGAAGGTATGGGTGTCATCTCCGAAGCTGATAAAAAGAAGGCCCTGGGTTATGAGATAGTTGGATTTGAGGTTGTTCCATGCAGTGTCAAGTACGATCCTGAAAAAATGACCAAACTTCACATGTATGACCCTGCTCCTTCAGTTAACTGTCCGTTGGAGCTTGACAAAGCCCAGATCATAAAAGAACATGAAAGGATAACCTTCACTTATGAAGTCGAATTTGTTAGAAGCGAGACAAGATGGCCATCAAGATGGGATGCCTATTTGAAAATGGAAGGTGCTCGTGTCCATTGGTTCTCTATACTGAACTCGCTTATGGTGATCGTCTTTCTCGCCGGTATAGTCTTTGTCATATTCCTGAGGACGGTTAGAAGGGATCTGACAAAGTACGAGGAGCTGGACAAGGAAGCGCAGGCACAGATGAACGAAGAGCTCTCTGGATGGAAACTTGTTGTCGGAGATGTGTTCAGAGAACCAGAACTTTCAAAGCTTCTATGCATTATGGTGGGAGACGGTGTTCGGATTACAGGAATGGCTGTTGTCACTATTGTTTTCGCAGCACTAGGATTCATGTCGCCTGCATCAAGAGGAATGTTACTAACCGGGATGATTATTCTCTATCTTTTCTTGGGTATTGCTGCTGGGTACGCTGGTGTCCGGCTCTGGAGAACCGTCAAAGGAACTTCAGAAGGATGGAGATCACTATCCTGGTCCATCGCATGCTTCTTCCCGGGTATAGCTTTTGTTATACTAACAGTGTTGAACTTCCTTCTCTGGAGCAGCAACAGCACTGGCGCCATCCCAATATCACTCTACTTTGAGCTCTTGGCTCTCTGGTTCTGCATCTCGGTTCCCCTCACCTTGTTTGGAGGATTCTTAGGCACGCGAGCAGAAGCAATTCAGTTTCCAGTGAGAACCAACCAGATTCCAAGGGAGATCCCAGAACGTAAATACCCGTCATGGCTTCTAGTCCTTGGAGCAGGAACACTTCCTTTCGGAACTCTGTTCATAGAACTCTTCTTCATATTCTCCAGCATATGGTTAGGCAGATTCTACTACGTATTCGGGTTCTTACTCATAGTGCTGCTTCTTTTAGTAGTTGTGTGTGCAGAGGTATCAGTGGTGTTGACCTACATGCACCTCTGCGTGGAAGATTGGAGATGGTGGTGGAAAGCTTTCTTCGCATCTGGTTCAGTCGCCTTGTATGTCTTTGCTTACTCCATCAACTATTTGGTGTTCGATCTCCAAAGTCTGAGTGGACCGGTCTCGGCTATGCTTTACATTGGCTACTCTCTGCTTATGGCCATTGCAATAATGCTCTCAACGGGAACCATTGGCTTCCTTACTTCCTTTTACTTCGTCCACTATCTGTTTTCCTCTGTCAAAATCGATTGAAACTTGACGAGAAAATCTCAGCCGTTGAATTTTTGCTTTTTCTGAAGCAAATTTTCAGGTGTTGTTATTTTTTTTTTGTCAGTAATAGACTTGTAGAGTCCAGTGTTTTTTCCTCTTTGAATTTTCAGACTTATATTACCGTTATATGTTATTTGTTTTTTTCTGAACTTTGAGTAGAAATAAATGGTGTCGTATTTCTGCATTTTTGCTCTTATATTTTTTTCTCTCACTACTTGTGTTTTCGGTTTAACCTTTTGTGTGTTTTTCTTTTGAATCTACCTTGTAATTCTGTGATGTATCGTGCTTCTGGGAATGACTTGGAAATTTAACGTGTGGCTTTGTTAGAAACAAAAAGAAGAAATTTGAGAGAAAATAGAGTTTGTTGCTGCCATATGCCGTTTTGAACGTGGTTCGAGAAGCCCCCCCTCCCCCCATTCATCGAGGTCGGAGTCTCGCTGACCAAGTACAGCTCAAGTAACTTTTTAAATATAATTCAAACGGGAGTCACTAATGCATTATTTAGGGAAAAATGATTTTTCAAACCCTAACAATTTGCGTCGTACCTTTTTAGATCCAAACTAAACATAAGTGTGAATCATTCTTGAACTGAGATTTTTTTTAAAATATCAACCCAAACTTGACTCCGTAACATAAAATCGTACCTTGACTAACTTATCGTTAGTCAACCGTTAAACCATGCTAAATCGGATAGGGAAAATGGTCTTTTTAGACCCCAACAATTTGTGTCGTGCCTTTTTAGATCCAAACAAAACATAAGTGCGAAATCATTCCTGAACTGAGATTTTTTTAAAAATTTCGACCCAAACTTGACTCCGTAACATAAAATCCTACCTCGACTAACTTATCGTTAGTCAACCGTTAAACCATGCTTAGTCGGATAAAGGAAAAGTGCCGATTTCAACCCGTACAATTTTGGTCATGCTTTTTTAGACCTGAACAATAAGTAAGTGCGATTTCATACCCAAACTGAACAATATTTTGAATTTTATACCCGAACTGAACGATAGTTTGAATTTCAAATAAAATTACTCTGACTAATGTTTGGTTAGTCAACCGTTATTTGAGCGAGTCAGTGTCTAGACAGAGATGACATGTCGAGGAGAGTTAAAACGACGTCGTTTTAGCTAAAATAATAAAATTCCGTCACTTGGAGGGCCGAACACGATAGGCAAGTGAATTAAACGAACACTTTGCCATCAAGTCGGTAATGCATCGGTTCATGCTAATTCATTTTTAGATGAAGAAACTAATCTCCGCTCTTGTCTACGTGTTGTAGCCGGAGCTACTCTTTTTGGCTCCCAACATTTCCTTCTCAGGCGATTTTAAAATGTTCATTACTATCAAAAATAGAACTTCCTAAAGACTGAAACTTCTGAAATTGGCAACTGAGAGAGAGAGAGTGAGCCAGAGGGAAAGGAAGTTAGTGATTTCTTTACATGTTTTGGTACCTATATAATTTAGTATATATGTATATTTTACAAAACTTGTCTTAGTCCAATGGTTTAATGCTCAGTTTAGCGCTTCTCTAGGCGTGTGTTTGAGTCATAGTGTGTTCTTTTAATTAGTTTAGTTAAAACGACGTCAATTGACTAACCAAACGTTAGTCAAAGTAGTTTTATGTTAATATTAAAGTTTGGGTATGAAATTCAAATTATTGTTTAGTTTGGGTATGAAATCGCAATTACTCATTGTCCAAGTTTGAAAAGGCACGGCCAAAATTGTACGGGTTGAAATCAGCACTTTTCCCTTATCCGACTAAGTATGGTTTAACGGTTGACTAACGATAAGTTAGTCAAAGTAGGATTTCATGTTACGGAGTCAAGTTTGGGTCTAAATGTTTTTAAAAATCTCAGTTTAGGAATGATTTCGTACTTATGTTTTGTTTGGGTCTAAAAAGGCACGACGCAAATTGTTGGTGTCTAAAAAAATACTTTTCCCTGATTTGTTGTCCTTAGTATCTTTTGCCTCGTATTTTTAAATCCTCTTCATGATGATTTGTTTTTTCTCCTAAATAATCCATTTCCGTGTAAACTGAGCTGCGTCCTTCACGGGAATACGTATAACGTTCACCTCCGTCTCGAGCATAAATAATGCAGGAAAATGGCCTTTTTAGACCCCAACAATTTGCGTCGTATCTTTTTAACTCCAAACAAAACATAAGTGCAAAATTATTCCTGAACTGGGATTTTTAAAAACATTTCGACCCAAACTTGACTCCGTTACATGAACCGTTAAACCATGCTTAGTCGGATAAAGGAAAAGTGCCGATTTCAACCCGTAGAACTTTGGTCGTGCCTTTTTAGACCTGAAAAATGAGTAAGTGTGATTTCATACCCAAACTAAATAATAATTTGAATTTCATACCTGAACTGAACGATAGTCACTATAAGAAATCAATAATATAGCTACCGATTTTTTCGTAGCTAGAAAGAAAAATCTGTAGCTACGATGCAAAAGACGGCGGATTGCTACGGATTGCTACGGATTGGAACCCTGGCGTCAGCGTCGATGCTAAACCCGATCCGTCGCCATTCTGTAGCTTGCTAGCGACAAATTTTGGGAGAAAACTAGTTGTAGCTATTGGCGACTGCATGGCTACAAAGTGTTTTGTTGCTTAATAGCAACAACATAGCTGCAGAGTGCTCTATTGCTAAATAGCTATAGAGTTTAACTACTATGTTTCTTTAGCTAAGTCGTAGCTATATAAATAAAAAAAATTGATGCTAGTCGTTGCTAAATAGAACAATTATAGCAACCACTTATCTCTGGCCAATGTGTAGCTATTTAGCTATAGACCACCAATGGAATCTGTCTATAGGTATATAGCTACGGATTGGTACAGTTAACCACATATTTAGTTACAAAGTTAAAATTATGTGTTTTGTCACTATATCTGTAGGTAAAAAATTTGGCTACGGAAATGCCATTGCCAACCCATAGCTAAATGAATTCTTGTAGCGAGTTTGAATTTCATAAAAAAAACTACTCTGACAAACGTTTGGTTAGTCAACCGTTATTTTTGAGCGTGTCAGTGTCTAGGCAGAGATGACATGTTGAGGGAGAGTTAAAACTAGGCCTGGGCGTTTGGGTATCCGTTGGTATTCGGGTCGGGTTTTTCGGGTTTTCGAATTTTCGAGTTTACGCCTCTAGGTCCCATACTAAAATTTTATTAGTACGGGTCGGGTTCGGATAATAACACTTCGGGTTCGGTTCAAAATTGTATTGCATCATAAAACCCATAAAGTAATCATATATCGTACGGATTCGGGTTATATCGGTTCGGTTCAGATATAACCAAAATAAAAAACAAATTTTTTGAAGGAAAACATAAAGAAAAACATCTAAATTAAATAAGACGTCCGGCTTGGTTGAGTCTGAACTGGAAATGAGACGTCCGACTTGGTTGAGTCTGAACTGGATCGGGCCGGTCGCGTCCTGAACCTCCGTTGGGCCGGTTTGATCTTGAATCTTCAACTGGACCATCTCCTCAATCAGCAGCTGGTCCTGGTCAGTCTGTCCACCTCGATCAAGGATTTGTTGGACAGCCTTGGTGAAACCTTCTCGCAAGGCCCTGGTTCCACTCCGGGTAGTCGGACCGTGCCTAACTATGGGAACCTCTACTTGGATGGCCTCATCATTCTCTCCCCCTTGAAGAGGTTCTGGCCTCAGAACACCATCATCTGCAAAATCATCAAAGCTATCTGCATGGAAAGGAGACAAATCCGAGACATTGAAAGTATGTGAGAATTTAAATTCAGCCAGAAGGTCAAGGATATAGGCATTGTCGTTGATCTTCTTTAAGATGCGGAATGGTCCTGTCCCACGGGGAGAGAGTTTGGACTTCCGGGCTTCTGGAAACCTCTCGGGCCGCATGTGTAACCACACCAAGTCTCCGGGTTCGAACAGCACCTCCTTCCTCTTCTGGTCATACTTGGCCTTGACCTTAGCCGTCTTGGCCTCTATTCTCTCCTTAACCTTCAAGTGCATGTTCTTAACAAACTCGGCCTTATTGGCTCCATCACGACTGCGGTACATGGAGCTGGGCAGTTCGGTGAAGTCTAAAGGAGTCTCTGGCTGAAACCCATAAACAATCTCAAAAGGTGACAGGTTAGTAGTAGAGTGCCTAGCATGGTTATAAGCAAACTCAACAAAAGGCAAACAAGACAACCAATTTCTTAAATTCTTACCGACCGTAGCTCTCAANNNNNNNNNNNNNNNNNNNNNNNNNNNNNNNNNNNNNNNNNNNNNNNNNNNNNNNNNNNNNNNNNNNNNNNNNNNNTAGGACACTCAAGGTCTTGTCCCGACCAAAGTGTCCCATGAGGCCGCCACCATGGGCCTCCCGAACCAGCAGTTCCCTCATGGCTCCTTTGGGAATGCACAACCTCTTTCCCTTGAACAGGAATCCCCCATGCTGGTAGTATGGTCCGAAAGCTCCCTTCTCAGTGTTCCTGAAAGCTTCATTAAAATCAAGATCAGTGGCATAAGATTCTTTAATATGTTCGAAACCCATGATCTTGGCCTCCATAGTCACAATGAGAGTGTGTCTCCGGGACAGTGCATCGGCCACCACATTGTCTTTGCCCTTCTTGTACTTAATCACATAGGGAAAATTCTCCACGAACTCGAGCCATCTGGCGTGCCTCTTCTTGAGCGTGGTCTGTCCCCTCAAGTGCTTAAGTGTCTCATGATCTGTATGAATAACAAATTCCTTAGACAAAAGGTAATGCTGCCAAGTTTCAAGGGACCTTACTAGAGCGTATAGCTCTTTGTCATAGGTTGGGTAGTTGAGGGCAGCTCCACTCAATTTCTCACTAAAGAATGCCACTGGTCGGCCTCCTTGAGTAAGGACAGCCCCTATGCCTGTACCTGATGCATCACACTCAATCTCAAAAGTTTTATTAAAATCAGGAAGTGTAAGAACGGGTGCATGAGTTAAACTATATTTAAGCTTGTTGAAAGACTCCTCTTGGGCAGGGCCCCAAACAAAGGATACATTCTTCTTGATCACTGAGGTCATGGGAGCAGCAATGGTGCTGAAGTCCTTGACAAACCGCCTATAGAAGCTGGCTAGGCCATGAAAGCTTCGGACATGCCCAATAGTGGTCAGCGTGGGCCAGTCTTGGATGGCATTGATCTTCTCCTCATCGACCTTCAAACCCTGTGAGCTCACAACAAAGTCCAGTCTCAGCATAGTCCACTATCTCATCTCCTGAATCAGTCAACTCTACATCTGCCTCGTCTTGGGACTCATACTCGCCATCCGCCTTAAGGATCATGACACGCTTGTTCGGACAGTTCCTGGCGTAGTGCCCCTTTCCTTGACATTTGAAACAAGAAATATCACGNNNNNNNNNNNNNNNNNNNNNNNNNNNNNNNNNNNTTTACCTGGCTCGGTTGGACCTGGTTTGGACTGGTCGGATTGGTTCTTCTTGAACCGGCTTTCCACTTCAACGGACTTGTTTTTCTCAGCTCCTTTGGATCCGGATGGAGCCCATGGCGTCTTGTTCCTGGCACTAGAGGCGTTCTTCCTCCTAATGTGCTGCTCGGCCTGGACGGCACAGTGGAGGAGATCGTTGAAGTTGACGTAAGTCTGCCTCTCCACCTTGCGAGCAATGCGGTCTTGAAGACCTTCCAAGAACTGTGCCATCATAACTTCTTCGGTTTCGCGCGTCCTGAGCTTGTTCTTGAGAGCCTCGAACTCTTCAAAGTATTCCTCCACGGTCCTAGTACCCTGAGACAACTTGCGAAAACGTTTTAGTAAGTCCCGCTGATAGTAAGAGGGAATATACCTTGCTCGGAGTTTAGCTCGCATCTCATTCCAAGTCTTGATCCTATAGACCCTGCCAACCTCGGCTACTTCCTTGTCCCACCAAGTTAGGGCATTGTCCGTCAGCTGTGCTGCGGCTAGGGCGATCTTCTTGCCTCGGTATAGCGGTAGTACTCAAAGATGTACTCCATGCGCTTCTCCCATTCCCTTGCTCTGAGTTTAGCTCTCATCTCATTCCAAGTCTCGATCCTATAGACCCTGCCAACCTCGGCTACTTCCCTGTCCCACCAAGTTAAGGCATTGTCTGTCAGTTGAGCTGCGGCTAGGGCGATCTTCTTGGCCTCGGTATAGCGGTAGTACTCAAAGATGTACTCCATGCGTTTCTCCCACTCAATGTAAGCGTCCGGGTCGACCTTTCCAGCAAAGGTTGGAGGAGTTAGTTTGAGATCCTTGCCTCCTTGCCAAGCGACCTCTTCATCTCGGAATCGCCTACAGATCGGGCTTCCATCGCCTTGGACCCGATACTCCCGCCGGTTCCCACGCCCAGCCCGTTCGTACCGCGGCTCGTCCGGTTCGGTACGGTCAGTGTCCGAGTTGTCCTCACTGGATTGGGATTGTTGCTCTTCTGGAATGGGTTGGTTTCTCCTCCTTGGCTGTGGAGCATTAGCTCGGTTTCTCCCTGTTATCTGAGCCAGCTGCTCAGTCACCGTAGCCAGTGCGGCTTGGAGTTCAGCATGGTTAGCCAATAGTAAATTTTGTCATATTTACATATATAATAATTTATATCTACTTTC
Proteins encoded in this window:
- the LOC106342115 gene encoding transmembrane 9 superfamily member 12, with protein sequence MYRVIVLLVFVAQLCNGFYLPGSYMHTYSNGDSIFAKVNSLTSIETELPFSFYSLPYCKPLEGIKKSAENLGELLMGDQIDNSAYRFRMNTNESLYLCTTSPLNEHEVKLLKQRTRELYQVNMILDNLPALRFAKQNGVTIQWTGYPVGYSPPNSNDDYIINHLKFKVLVHQYEGNVMEVIGTGEEGMGVISEADKKKALGYEIVGFEVVPCSVKYDPEKMTKLHMYDPAPSVNCPLELDKAQIIKEHERITFTYEVEFVRSETRWPSRWDAYLKMEGARVHWFSILNSLMVIVFLAGIVFVIFLRTVRRDLTKYEELDKEAQAQMNEELSGWKLVVGDVFREPELSKLLCIMVGDGVRITGMAVVTIVFAALGFMSPASRGMLLTGMIILYLFLGIAAGYAGVRLWRTVKGTSEGWRSLSWSIACFFPGIAFVILTVLNFLLWSSNSTGAIPISLYFELLALWFCISVPLTLFGGFLGTRAEAIQFPVRTNQIPREIPERKYPSWLLVLGAGTLPFGTLFIELFFIFSSIWLGRFYYVFGFLLIVLLLLVVVCAEVSVVLTYMHLCVEDWRWWWKAFFASGSVALYVFAYSINYLVFDLQSLSGPVSAMLYIGYSLLMAIAIMLSTGTIGFLTSFYFVHYLFSSVKID